A part of Miscanthus floridulus cultivar M001 chromosome 6, ASM1932011v1, whole genome shotgun sequence genomic DNA contains:
- the LOC136461770 gene encoding putative 4-hydroxy-4-methyl-2-oxoglutarate aldolase 2 gives MAALPLATAEACDANAALIMNGDLRALQPIFQIYGRRRIFAGPVVTLKIFEDNVLLREFLEEKGHGRVLVVDAGGSMRCAVLGGNLAQLAQNNGWAGVVVNGCIRDVDEINGCDIGFRALNSHPIKSNKKGVGEKHAPVTFAGTRICDGEWLYADSDGILISRSELTV, from the coding sequence ATGGCTGCCTTGCCATTGGCCACTGCTGAAGCATGTGATGCTAATGCTGCTCTAATTATGAATGGTGATCTTCGTGCTCTCCAACCTATCTTCCAAATCTATGGAAGGCGGCGGATTTTTGCTGGCCCTGTTGTGACACTGAAGATCTTCGAGGATAACGTTCTGCTCCGTGAGTTCCTTGAGGAGAAAGGTCACGGCAGGGTCCTGGTGGTTGATGCCGGTGGGAGCATGCGCTGTGCAGTTTTGGGTGGCAACCTTGCCCAGCTGGCGCAGAACAACGGGTGGGCTGGTGTTGTGGTCAATGGCTGCATCAGGGACGTCGATGAGATAAATGGTTGTGACATTGGCTTCCGGGCTCTGAACTCACACCCTATCAAGTCAAACAAGAAGGGCGTCGGTGAGAAGCATGCTCCTGTGACCTTTGCAGGGACTAGAATTTGCGATGGAGAATGGCTCTATGCCGATTCTGATGGCATTCTTATCTCAAGATCAGAATTGACTGTGTAG
- the LOC136461760 gene encoding putrescine hydroxycinnamoyltransferase 1-like has translation MKSMDFEVRVVESSFVTPSEPAPRKGLWLANQGHTPTIYLYSSNDVAATADFFDVARLKEAMARALVAFYPLAGRLGINNDDGRMEISCNGEGALFVVAQADDLTADDVKKFKPSPELRRLFVPLIESSSIMLAVQVTFLKCGGVALGTALHHVAADALSAFHFFQTWSAFCKHGDRATVELPCHDRTLLRARSPPAVHPDALLTFYPKHVLSSPSGPLAVQVFTISKDRIASLKHLCGGGTSTFCAVSALVWQCTCLARRLPPDSEARLAFPADLRHRMSPPLPSRYFGNAMFWLGVTSAARDIATEVLGSVAGRIRGAVDRMDDELVRSAIDYFEMAEMDSRPPRGTLPQTDLHITSWLGRPQYDADFGWGKPELMSLAENHRGGVVFLMNDDDGAGSGGVRLLMCMEAVNIKEIERLLYAKLALAACC, from the exons ATGAAATCGATGGATTTCGAGGTGCGGGTGGTGGAGTCGTCGTTTGTAACGCCCAGCGAGCCGGCACCGAGGAAGGGGCTCTGGCTGGCCAACCAAGGCCACACTCCAACGATCTACCTGTACAGCTCCAACGATGTTGCCGCTACGGCTGATTTCTTCGACGTGGCCAGGCTCAAGGAGGCTATGGCCAGAGCCTTGGTGGCCTTCTACCCCCTCGCTGGCCGCCTCGgcatcaacaacgacgacggCAGGATGGAGATCAGCTGTAACGGCGAAGGTGCACTCTTTGTTGTCGCTCAGGCTGATGATCTCACTGCCGATGACGTCAAGAAATTCAAGCCGTCGCCAGAACTGAGGAGGCTGTTTGTTCCACTCATTGAGTCATCGTCCATCATGTTGGCCGTACAG GTGACTTTCTTGAAGTGTGGAGGGGTGGCGTTAGGGACAGCTCTCCACCACGTCGCCGCTGATGCCTTGAGCGCGTTCCACTTCTTCCAGACATGGTCGGCCTTCTGCAAGCATGGCGACCGCGCTACCGTGGAGCTCCCTTGCCATGACCGCACCCTACTCCGTGCACGGTCCCCACCCGCAGTCCACCCCGACGCACTCTTGACGTTCTACCCTAAGCACGTCTTGTCCAGCCCGTCAGGACCTCTTGCCGTCCAAGTCTTCACCATTTCCAAGGACCGGATCGCCTCCTTGAAGCACCTCTGCGGTGGTGGCACGAGCACCTTCTGCGCTGTTAGCGCTCTCGTGTGGCAGTGCACATGCCTTGCGCGTCGGCTCCCACCTGATTCTGAAGCGCGCCTGGCGTTCCCGGCCGACCTCCGGCATAGGATGAGTCCGCCCCTCCCGAGCCGCTACTTCGGCAATGCGATGTTTTGGCTAGGCGTCACCAGCGCGGCGCGAGATATTGCCACGGAGGTGCTGGGATCCGTCGCTGGCCGCATCAGAGGCGCCGTCGATCGGATGGACGACGAGCTAGTGCGCTCTGCGATCGACTACTTTGAGATGGCCGAGATGGACAGCCGGCCTCCGAGGGGCACCTTGCCGCAGACGGACCTGCATATTACCAGCTGGTTGGGCAGGCCACAGTACGATGCAGATTTTGGGTGGGGAAAGCCAGAGTTGATGTCGCTGGCGGAGAACCACCGCGGGGGGGTTGTGTTCTTGATGAACGACGACGATGGTGCTGGCAGCGGCGGCGTTCGTTTGCTCATGTGCATGGAGGCTGTAAACATAAAGGAGATAGAGCGGCTGCTTTATGCAAAGCTAGCTCTAGCAGCTTGCTGCTAG